Proteins found in one Quercus robur chromosome 2, dhQueRobu3.1, whole genome shotgun sequence genomic segment:
- the LOC126714273 gene encoding putative pentatricopeptide repeat-containing protein At1g12700, mitochondrial — MLHLRPLPFIDDFNHMLGAIARMKHYSVVLTLIKRMESLGIAADVYTLNTLINCFYQLNRVDFGFFVLATILKLGCQPDNITLNSLLKGFCLQGNIAGAVRLVEEMEKKGYERDAITCGAILNGLCKIGKTDMAIGLLRKIEKRYFEPNVVFYNTIIDSLCKVRLVNEALNFLSEMIGKGIRPDIVTYTCLIQGLCSFGRWKEATVLLNEMAQRKVVPDVQTFNISVDTLCKEGMLIEAKEVFDGMIHRGIERNTVTYNSLIVGYCLQNKMDDEIKAFNMMLERDCSPDLFSYNILINGYCKNKRIDEAMHFFHEMSNKGLVSDFVTYNTLIGGLCRVEGPQAALKLLHKMRACGQHPNPQTYAILLDGLFKNKYFAEAIALFKEMEEKNMDRNIVIYSILIDCMCNVGEVMTARELFYSLATKGLQLDVWTYSIMIKGLCKEGLINEASELLDKMEGNGCSPHDCTFNTIIQGLLQHNETSRAMKYLHIMVEKGFSASATIATVFINLLSSNQADNNIQELLKKST; from the coding sequence atgcttcACTTACGCCCTTTGCCTTTCATTGACGATTTTAATCACATGTTGGGTGCCATTGCAAGAATGAAGCATTACTCTGTTGTGCTTACTCTAATTAAACGAATGGAGTCATTGGGTATCGCTGCCGATGTTTATACTCTGAATACTTTGATTAATTGCTTCTATCAATTGAACCGTGTTGATTTCGGGTTCTTTGTCTTAGCAACGATTTTGAAACTTGGCTGTCAACCAGACAATATAACTCTAAACTCTCTTCTCAAGGGGTTCTGTCTTCAAGGTAACATTGCTGGAGCTGTGAGGTTGGTGGAAGAAATGGAGAAGAAAGGGTATGAGCGTGATGCGATTACTTGTGGAGCCATACTAAATGGTCTTTGTAAGATTGGTAAGACTGATATGGCTATTGGGTTGCTTAGGAAGATAGAAAAAAGGTATTTTGAACCTAATGTGGTGTTCTATAACACAATTATTGACAGTTTATGTAAGGTTAGATTGGTAAACGAGGCTTTGAACTTTTTATCTGAAATGATTGGTAAAGGCATTCGGCCAGATATTGTCACTTACACGTGCTTAATTCAAGGTCTATGCAGTTTTGGTCGATGGAAAGAGGCTACTGTTTTGTTGAATGAGATGGCACAAAGGAAGGTCGTGCCAGATGTGCAAACTTTTAACATATCGGTGGACACACTTTGCAAAGAGGGGATGCTGATAGAGGCGAAAGAAGTTTTTGATGGGATGATTCATAGAGGAATTGAGCGTAACACAGTCACTTACAATTCTTTGATTGTTGGTTACTGTTTGCAAAACAAAATGGATGATGAAATTAAAGCCTTTAATATGATGCTTGAGAGGGATTGTTCACCTGATTTGTTTAGTTATAACATATTGATCAATGgatattgcaaaaataaaagaattgatgAGGCAATGCATTTTTTTCATGAAATGTCCAACAAGGGATTGGTTTCTGATTTTGTGACTTATAACACTCTTATAGGTGGTCTTTGTCGAGTGGAGGGACCTCAAGCTGCACTAAAGCTATTACATAAGATGCGGGCTTGTGGCCAACATCCAAACCCCCAAACCTATGCCATCTTGTTAGATGGTTTATTTAAGAACAAATATTTTGCTGAAGCAATTGCATTGTTTAAAGAGATGGAAGAGAAAAATATGGACCGCAATATTGTGATTTACAGCATCTTAATTGATTGTATGTGCAATGTTGGGGAAGTTATGACTGCAAGAGAGCTCTTTTATAGTCTTGCCACCAAAGGGTTGCAACTCGATGTTTGGACTTACAGTATAATGATCAAGGGGCTTTGCAAAGAGGGGCTTATAAATGAAGCAAGTGAGCTGCTTGATAAAATGGAAGGGAATGGTTGTTCACCTCATGATTGCACATTTAACACAATCATCCAAGGTTTATTGCAACATAATGAGACGTCAAGGGCAATGAAATATCTCCACATAATGGTTGAGAAGGGTTTCTCCGCAAGTGCAACCATTGCAACCGTGTTTATTAATTTGTTGTCATCTAATCAAGCAGATAACAACATTCAAGAATTGCTTAAGAAGTCTACATGA
- the LOC126714274 gene encoding uncharacterized protein LOC126714274 produces MESIKQVEIEAIRNKKKVTGKDGKEKNQDYLPYTYLMGESVDMWTQSHDGGRRFGAMTTNISECFNGVLKGARGLPIAALVEFTWNKVVQYFHDRRKEYNFEFSEGKKWSEYANRTWDANKCKSEKHYLKPFSNEELIFQVVTQLNTCSAGGGNHSYEVRLQEQKCSCGKWQNIGIPCSHAIRVCDYLHIDSTTYIHPCYGLNNALNTYEHAFVIPKSQSLWRDPIRPKWLPNPALLRAKGRPVKSRIRNEMDGVRNKNREPGWRREDADFIESQPKQTCGLCHVSGHNRRKCPQSRGTSTSGHVPD; encoded by the coding sequence ATGGAGTCCATTAAGCAGGTGGAAATTGAGGCCATTAGGAATAAGAAGAAGGTGACGGGGAAGGATGGCAAggaaaagaatcaagattatctTCCATACACATACCTAATGGGCGAGTCTGTGGATATGTGGACCCAGTCACATGATGGTGGGAGACGTTttggggcaatgacaaccaatataTCAGAGTGTTTCAATGGTGTACTGAAAGGTGCACGAGGTCTTCCTATTGCCGCATTAGTTGAGTTCACTTGGAACAAAGTTGTTCAATATTTCCATGACCGGCGTAAAGAATACAATTTTGAGTTCTCAGAGGGTAAGAAATGGAGTGAATATGCCAATCGTACGTGGGATGCAAATAAGTGTAAATCCGAGAAACATTATCTCAAGCCATTTAGCAATGAAGAGCTAATATTTCAAGTAGTTACCCAACTCAACACATGTAGCGCAGGAGGGGGAAACCACAGTTATGAAGTTCGTTTACAGGAACAAAAATGCAGTTGTGGGAAATGGCAAAACATAGGGATCCCCTGTTCACATGCAATTAGAGTATGTGACTATTTACATATTGATTCGACCACATATATTCACCCATGTTATGGCTTGAACAATGCCCTTAACACTTATGAGCATGCATTTGTGATTCCAAAGTCGCAGTCGTTGTGGCGGGATCCCATAAGGCCAAAGTGGTTGCCTAATCCAGCATTGTTGCGGGCTAAAGGTCGACCAGTGAAGTCGAGAATAAGGAATGAGATGGATGGGGTAAGGAATAAGAATCGAGAACCGGGATGGCGGAGGGAGGATGCAGATTTCATAGAGAGTCAACCCAAGCAGACATGTGGACTGTGTCATGTTTCCGGGCATAACCGCAGAAAATGTCCGCAGTCCCGTGGCACTTCCACCAGCGGTCATGTTCCAGACTAG